One part of the Arabidopsis thaliana chromosome 4, partial sequence genome encodes these proteins:
- a CDS encoding ribonuclease H2 subunit B (FUNCTIONS IN: molecular_function unknown; INVOLVED IN: biological_process unknown; LOCATED IN: nucleus; CONTAINS InterPro DOMAIN/s: Ribonuclease H2, subunit B (InterPro:IPR019024); Has 30201 Blast hits to 17322 proteins in 780 species: Archae - 12; Bacteria - 1396; Metazoa - 17338; Fungi - 3422; Plants - 5037; Viruses - 0; Other Eukaryotes - 2996 (source: NCBI BLink).): MSSTVWWEGAEKTRVLIAPDSGCGGNKPGELLTLRHPKSENGTCFLFNNEMLQELQWFKQSYGSWFLGDYISEDGSLYMATPVDPVFILLPIFDEARMKKGENSGKFRQLDEILFVEGYPGYQHLLSLAEKCMEIVCQTQEVGSMKFYRLDNSKVLAWLSCKRS, encoded by the exons ATGAGTTCTACTGTTTGGTGGGAAGGAGCTGAGAAGACACGAGTTCTCATAGCCCCAG ATTCAGGTTGTGGCGGAAACAAACCCGGAGAACTGTTAACACTCCGCCATCCAAAATCAG AAAATGGAACATGCTTCCTTTTTAATAATGAGATGCTTCAAGAACTTCAGTGGTTTAAGCAATCTTATGGTTCTTGGTTCTTGGGAGATTACATATCTGAAG ATGGAAGCTTATATATGGCCACTCCAGTTGATCCTGTTTTCATATTGTTGCCTATTTTCGACGAAGCAAGAATGAAG AAAGGTGAAAATTCTGGAAAGTTCAGGCAACTAGATGAGATTTTATTTGTGGAAGGATATCCTGGATATCAACATTTGTTGTCACTTGCAGAGAAGTGTATGGAAATCGTTTGTCAAACTCAAG AGGTTGGATCGATGAAGTTCTATCGGCTTGATAACTCGAAAGTCTTAGCTTGGTTAAGTTGTAAG AGAAGCTGA
- a CDS encoding ribonuclease H2 subunit B (FUNCTIONS IN: molecular_function unknown; INVOLVED IN: biological_process unknown; LOCATED IN: nucleus; CONTAINS InterPro DOMAIN/s: Ribonuclease H2, subunit B (InterPro:IPR019024); Has 30201 Blast hits to 17322 proteins in 780 species: Archae - 12; Bacteria - 1396; Metazoa - 17338; Fungi - 3422; Plants - 5037; Viruses - 0; Other Eukaryotes - 2996 (source: NCBI BLink).), translating into MSSTVWWEGAEKTRVLIAPDSGCGGNKPGELLTLRHPKSENGTCFLFNNEMLQELQWFKQSYGSWFLGDYISEDGSLYMATPVDPVFILLPIFDEARMKKGENSGKFRQLDEILFVEGYPGYQHLLSLAEKCMEIVCQTQEVGSMKFYRLDNSKVLAWLSCKIYCLKNSLPELDKNYAAQDEKQTLVDSVSIVGEYLKTEPWLKLLYDHLGLKFVDPTMKETNMENLPTANENNMASSNSIQEKANKKPGKQTKQAKVETGSKNIRDMFSRACKKKC; encoded by the exons ATGAGTTCTACTGTTTGGTGGGAAGGAGCTGAGAAGACACGAGTTCTCATAGCCCCAG ATTCAGGTTGTGGCGGAAACAAACCCGGAGAACTGTTAACACTCCGCCATCCAAAATCAG AAAATGGAACATGCTTCCTTTTTAATAATGAGATGCTTCAAGAACTTCAGTGGTTTAAGCAATCTTATGGTTCTTGGTTCTTGGGAGATTACATATCTGAAG ATGGAAGCTTATATATGGCCACTCCAGTTGATCCTGTTTTCATATTGTTGCCTATTTTCGACGAAGCAAGAATGAAG AAAGGTGAAAATTCTGGAAAGTTCAGGCAACTAGATGAGATTTTATTTGTGGAAGGATATCCTGGATATCAACATTTGTTGTCACTTGCAGAGAAGTGTATGGAAATCGTTTGTCAAACTCAAG AGGTTGGATCGATGAAGTTCTATCGGCTTGATAACTCGAAAGTCTTAGCTTGGTTAAGTTGTAAG ATCTACTGTTTAAAGAATTCTCTACCGGAATTGGACAAAAACTATGCAGCTCAAGATGAGAAACAAACAT TGGTAGATTCCGTCTCAATTGTAGGAGAGTACCTGAAGACCGAGCCTTGGTTGAAGCTTCTATATGATCATCTTGG ACTCAAATTTGTTGACCCGACGATGAAAGAAACCAATATGGAGAATCTTCCAACTGCAAATGAGAATAACATGGCATCATCAAATTCAATACAG GAGAAAGCGAATAAGAAGCCAGGAAAACAGACAAAGCAAGCAAAGGTAGAGACTGGATCAAAGAACATAAGGGATATGTTTTCAAGGGCTTGTAAGAAAAAATGCTGA
- a CDS encoding Transcription initiation factor TFIIE, beta subunit (Transcription initiation factor TFIIE, beta subunit; FUNCTIONS IN: RNA polymerase II transcription factor activity; INVOLVED IN: transcription initiation from RNA polymerase II promoter; LOCATED IN: transcription factor TFIIE complex; EXPRESSED IN: 24 plant structures; EXPRESSED DURING: 15 growth stages; CONTAINS InterPro DOMAIN/s: Transcription initiation factor TFIIE, beta subunit (InterPro:IPR016656), Transcription factor TFIIE beta subunit, DNA-binding domain (InterPro:IPR003166); BEST Arabidopsis thaliana protein match is: Transcription initiation factor TFIIE, beta subunit (TAIR:AT4G21010.1); Has 316 Blast hits to 316 proteins in 142 species: Archae - 0; Bacteria - 0; Metazoa - 124; Fungi - 101; Plants - 70; Viruses - 0; Other Eukaryotes - 21 (source: NCBI BLink).): MALKEQLDKFNKQQVKCQSTLSSIASSRERTSSSRQNVPLPAAITQKKPDAAPVKFSSDTERLQNINNIRKAPVGAQIKRVIDLLYERRLALTPEQINEWCHVDMHANKAVFDSLRKNPKAHYDGRRFSYKATHDVNDKNQLLSLVRKYLDGIAVVDLKDAYPNVMEDLKALSASGDIYLLSNSQEDIAYPNDFKCEIKVDDEFKALFRDINIPNDMLDVEKELLKIGLKPATNTAERRAAAQTHGISNKPKDKKKKKQEISKRTKLTNAHLPELFQNLNGSSSRN; encoded by the exons ATGGCTCTAAAGGAACAGCTAGATAAATTCAACAAACAGCAAGTGAAATGCCAATCTACTCTTTCGAGCATTGCTTCTTCCAGAGAAAGAACGAGTTCTTCGAGGCAGAATGTGCCTTTGCCTGCGGCAATCACGCAGAAGAAGCCTGATGCAGCTCCTGTCAAGTTTTCAAGCGATACCGAGCGACTTCAGAACATTAACAACATTAGAAAAGCTCCTGTTGGAGCTCAAATCAAGCGTGTCATTGATCTTCTCTATgag AGAAGGCTAGCCTTGACGCCAGAGCAAATAAATGAATGGTGTCATGTAGATATGCATGCTAATAAGGCTGTTTTTGATAGTTTAAGGAAGAATCCGAAAGCACATTATGATGGAAGAAGGTTCTCTTATAAG GCTACGCACGATGTTAATGATAAGAACCAGCTTCTTTCATTGGTGAGAAAATACCTTGATGGGATTGCGGTGGTTGATCTCAAAGACGCTTACCCTAATGTAATGGAGGATTTGAAG GCTCTGAGTGCTTCAGGGGACATCTACTTGCTATCAAATTCACAAGAGGACATTGCATACCCAAATGATTTCAAGTGTGAGATTAAGGTTGATGACGAATTTAAAGCTCTATTCCGTGACATAAACATCCCGAACGACATGCTGGACGTGGAGAAGGAGCTGCTGAAAATCGGTTTGAAGCCGGCGACAAACACTGCAGAGAGGAGAGCTGCTGCACAGACGCATGGCATATCGAATAAACCaaaggataagaagaagaagaaacaagagatcAGCAAGAGAACCAAACTCACCAATGCCCATCTTCCCGAGCTTTTCCAGAACCTTAACGGCAGCAGTTCCCGGAACTGA